Sequence from the Methanobacterium formicicum genome:
TTTCCGTTGTCATCCCGCCATTTCAAGAATCCCAGGGCCAGGTAGAGTATGTTGTAACCCTGCTCTTCCATCATTGATCTGGCACGCTGGTTAATGTAAAACAAACGGCGCTGGAGTTCTGCGGGCGTTAAATCAGTGGATAAAAAGATTTCCTTATTCTTCTCCAGAGTTTCCTGGTCTAAAGAGGGAGCTTCCCATAACAACGATTCTTCATAACCTTCTTCTCCAGAGATGGTATTAATTCCCGATAAATCAGACTCATCAGGTGCAGTTAAAGCCTCCTCGTTTAATTCAGGATCCTCTAAAGAAATAGTAGTAGTGGTTGAGTTTTCATCAACAGTTTTTTCAACAGGTTGGCCAGTTCCACTAACTGATTCTTGAGTACGGGGTTGGCTCTCTTCCGGTGATGAATCCTTATTATCTTGGTCTAAATAGTTGTCTCCTGGAGTAGTAACAGTTCCTTCCATTTCTGACCGAGGGATAAACTGTAATAGTTTCCTTTTACTCTTTTTGAGGATTAAACGGTCGTAAATCTCGGCTAAGTCTGCTTCCTTGACTTCCACGGTCATGCTGCGTGGTCGGAAGTTTAAAAGCTGGTTACGCATGGTAAGGTCCAGCAGGTTCTGTCTTAGAACATCGATCTGTCTGTATATGTCCACCTTGGAAAGTTCGGACATTTCATTTACCTCTCATAACTTGGATTGTCCCGGGAACTAACAATGATTATCAATATGATCAATAATGGTTTATTTATACTCTATATTAAAACTATCCCCCTTTTTTTTCATCAAGAGGGTTATTCTCTCTGTATGGCATCCTTGAAGAAGCTGGGCACCAGTTTTCGGTAGAGTTTGTTCCGGAGTAACATACGGAAGTTCCCGTCTAAGATGTAGGTCTCACAGTAATCATCTTCCGCCCGCATACCCCGCCCATAAGCCTGTAGGAGAGTCATTATAGTCTTATAAGCATACCAGGAGGGGTCCTGCTGTTTCCGCTGATTTATCTGGGGATCCCCCAGGTAAGGGAAGGGTATTTTGTAGATGATCTGGAACTGGCACTTTTCATAGGGCAGGTCCACCCCTTCACTCATGGATGGGCTCACCAGAACCCGGGGTTCTTTACTGTATTCGAACCGGTCCAGGACATGTTCCCTGTTTTTAGGGTTATGGCCCATTAACCGAGGATTTTTCAGGTTCTTAATGATATACTGCTGACACTTGTAATTATGGGTGTGAATAAGCCCTTTTTCGTATTTATGGTGTTCAATGATCTTCTCTAACACGGGAAGGGTTTTGGGGGCGGTACGTTTGATCAGGCGGTGGGACATATTTCCCACCAGTTTAAGGTGTACCGGACGGGACGAAGGGGGAAAAATACTCTTAACTTCCAGGTGATAGGTTTCTTCCGGGTCTATGCCGAGCCACTGGCAGAATAAGTCCTGGTCCAGGATGGTGGCACTCATAAACAGCCGGATATCGGCGTGGTTAAAGAGCCGGTCATTGGCGTAGGTGTCCACCCGCAGTGGCTTAAATGAAACCCCACCAGGGCTGGTATCCACCACCCAGTTGTCTGGATGGTTTTCCAGGTTCCTTGAAAGCTCGCTGAGGTTCATTTTCATTCGATTAACCCGGTCGGCCTGGTTTTTTGGTATCTGTTTCAGGTCTATGTCCTGGTAATCCTCGTAGAGTGATTCCACAAAGAGAATCCATTCATCCGGTTCCTCTTGTTTCATCATGCTGGGGGGTATGACTTTTTTAACCTCACGTTCCAGTCTCCGGTTGTACAGGTTTACCTCTAGGCGCTGCATGAGCTTGTTTTCCAGGTTATGGGCCTCATCCAGAACCATGAAATCTCTTTTACCGAAGTGTTTCACGTAGTTCAGTTCCAGAAGGGCGTAATCATAGTTCATCAGTGTTATGCTGCTTTCCACGGCTGTGGCCTTTTGGTCCCAGTAACGGCACCTCTGGTTAGAACGGAAGTAAATGGGCGATCCGAAGGCATCCTGGAAGGCGTGCAGTTCCCCGTCGAAGGGTGATTTACTTATACCGTAGTCACAGGCAAATTTCTGTGTGCTGGGGATGGTCTGGCAGGTTCCCTGGTCACAGCCAAACTCCAGACTCTCATTCTGACACAAGAAGTTTCCACGGCCTTTTACCATGGGGTAACCGAATTCTGCGGCGTACTGTGACTGGAGCTGTTTGGTCATGGTTAGTATGTAAGCCGGATGGTACAGTCGGGCCAGGGTGGTGGCCACCACTGATTTACCAGTTCCAGTACCGGCCTCCAGGATTATGTTAGAATAACCATCGTCTATAGCCTCCCTGATTTCGGATATTATCTCTAACTGCCCTTCTCGGGGTGAAGCGAAGGGGAACTTTTCAATGATATCCTCGTCAATATGGGGGAAAGCCCTTTTCATGGCGTTAATTCTTGATGTTGATATTTTGGGTGTTTTAACCTGGGTACTGTCTCCAGTACTTCCAGAATTACATATACAGCGGTCTTTTATCATTCCGCACTTGTCACAGAAAAAGCCGTTATCCATAGGGAATTATATTTTGGATAATGGTATAAATAGGTAAAGTTTGACAGCGCGTGAGTAGTATTCTTTTAAAAACAGTCTTGATTATTAATTTTTAAGGTGTTTATTTAAATATAATCATGGTTATGCATTTAAAAGGATTTTATAGAAATGTTATAGGGTAATAACTTTTTTTGAGGATGGTTATAAATCATTTAATATAATAAGGTTATTTAAATTTTTATTACTAATTTATTGTTTATTGAAATTCTTTAAAAGTCGTTTAATAACTTAAATGGGTTGCATGAGTCTATTTTTAGGTTTTTTAAAATAAGAATAATATTATTTTTATTTGCAGTAATATTTATATAGGTTTAGTAATAATTTTTTATATAAAGTTATTATTAATTAGAAGTAAGTAATTATTATTCGGCAGGGACCAATTGGGGATTGTTTGATGAAAAGAAGGATTTTTTTATCAGTAGTATTTGTATTTCTTGTATTGGCATTCTGTGGTTCAGTTTCTGGTGCAAATAATAATATTCAGCAAATTAGTGTCTCTTACAATGGTAGTTTACTAGATGGGGATAGTTTCAGCCCTGCCATTAGTGCTGATGGCCGTTACGTTGTATTTTCATCACAGGGAACTAATCTGGTGAACGACGATGATAACAATTGCAGTGATGTTTTCATTCATGACACTATATTAAATTTCACGGAAAGGGTGAGCATTTCTAATCAAGGTTTACAAGCAAATGGAGATAGTTTTAGTCCTGCGGTTAGTGGGGATGGGCGTTATGTAACTTTCACTTCTTACGCGTCGAATTTGGTTGCAGATGACACCAATGATTGTGCGGATATTTTCGTTCGGGATCGGCTTTTGGAAACAACTAATCGTATTAGTATTTCAAATAGTGGCGAAGAAGGCAATGCCGATAGTTTTGGTTCTGAAATAAGTGCTAATGGGGATTGCATTACATTTTGCTCCTATGCCAATAACTTAGTAGATAACGATAAAAATTACTATTCCGATGTTTTTGTTTTTGATCGAACACAAAAAAGGATAAAGAGAATTAGTATTTCAAATACGGGTGAAGAATCAAATTCTGATAGTTTATATCCAGATATTAGTGGGGATGGGCGTTACATTACGTTCACTTCTGATGCCAACAACTTAGATTTCAACGATAAAAATGGTTGTAGTGATGTTTTCATTTTTGATCAGAATTTGAATTTAATCAAAAGAATTGTGGGATATAATTTCACTGAAGCTAATTCTGCTAGTATGGAATCGGCTATTAGTTCTGATGGGCGTTGCATAGTATTTTCTTCTTATGCTGATAATTTAGTTCCTGAAGATAATAATATGGTTTGTGATATCTTTGTATTTGATCAAATTTTAAATGAAATAGAGAGAGTGAGTGTTACCAGTGATGGAAAAGAATTTTCACAAAATTCAGGTGAACCTGATATTAGTGGGGATGGGCGCTACGTGGGTTTCACTATTATTCAGCATATCGTTCAAAAAGTTACCAACAAGGGGGGTAATTCCAAATCGGTCATCCATGAGGATACGGGAATATTTCTCTATGATCGAGGTTTAGGAACAACCAGCCTCATTAGTATTTCAAATAATGGAGATTTTGAAGATTCTAACAGCAGAGAACCCGGTCTCAGTTATAATGGCACTAATGTTGTTTTCAGCTCAGATTCATCTAATCTTGTGGGTAATGACACAAATAACTGGAATGATATATTCATCTATGAAAAATCTAATTATGAAGGTTTAATCGCATTTTTACACCCTCAAATTGTCAAATCTGGAGATCAGGTTTTAATTAAAGCCTATGATGATCCCGGAACTCTAACCATAACTGCCGAACTGTTTGGAGAAATCAAAAACTTAGTAAAGAATAACTATGGAGTTTGGGAAATTTATTTCCCTATTTATCACGTACCAGACGGGAATTATACGGTCATTTTGAGATCTTTAGCTGCTAACGGGGATTATGAAACCATTAGTCTTAACTTGACGGTTGATAATACCCCACCAACAGTCACCGGTAATATAACTCCAGAAATGGTTCAATATGGTGATTCATTAATTATCAGTGCGTATTCAGACTCAGATACAAAGAGAATTAAAGTCAATATTTTGGGTGAAACACTTCAAATGCATCAGGATTATGATGTGGGGATGATGGTTACATGGATATTGCATTATTTTGTCCCTGATTTTCCCGATGGGAATTATCCAGTTATATTAACTGCAATAGATGAAGCAGGAAATATTGGATTTTTAAAAATAAATTTAACTATAAATAATGATGTATATATTCTTTCTGCTTCATTAACTCCCGAAATAGTAAAAACATTTGACCAGATCAACATAACTGTAAATTCCAATCATAACACGGTTGGGATTTCAGCTTTAATTTTGGATGAAGTCTATCAATTAACAAAACAAACCGATGATACTTGGAATTTACAATATTGTGTGCCATATCTCCCAAATGGAAATTATAGTGTCTTATTAACGGCAGAGAATGCTTTTGGAAGTCAAAAATATTGTTATCTTTATTTTGAAATTTTCAACCAGTTGGATAATATCTGTCCTATTCTTAATGCAAGTATCACTCCAAATCCTTGTTACCTTATTAATGGCATATTTAAAGATAAACCTTTGATTGTTATAAACGTATCAACCGATACAGACACAATTAGTGTGAATGCTTCAATTGAAGAGGATAATATTGGCTTAATTAGACAATTAGATGGCTCGTGGCTAGGATATTATGAAGCATGGCTCCAAGAAGGTTTTTATCCATTGTTACTGACTGCAACTGACTGGTCGGGAAATCAGGGCTACAGTACTTTAAATCTAGCAATTGAGAACTTAGTACCCACTATTAATGTTACTGTTGATCCTAAAAGGCTGAAAGGTGATGAATTTTTTAAGTTAACTGTTTCTACCAGCCCCGACGCTGGACTGGTTTATGTATACACTACCATGGATTGGGATTACACGGATTTAATTAAACAAACCGATGGATCTTGGATATTACGACGTGTTGCTCCTTCCTGGTTTCAGGATCATGAGTATTCGATCTTGGTTATAGTTCAGTTTGGTATGGGCTGGGCCGACCAGAATACTCCCTTGTTGATAGAAGTGAATTATGTGACCTCCGTAATTGTAGATTCTTGTGCACCGTTCATTTTTGGTTTCGTAGTTCCTGAAGATATAAAATCAGGAGACCCACTTAGAATCGTTGCCCAAGTTTATCCTTCAAAATATTTAACCGATGACACTTGTGCAGTGAAGGCCCAGGTTTTTGATGAAGTGTTTAATTTAACCAAGGTTTATGGGGATGAAAATAGAAGTATTTGGGAGTACTATTACCTTGTTCCCCCGGTTATTGATGGAGTGTATCCTATTTTTTTGACAACTTTTGATGATTTAGGGAACAATAGGACTCAAATGGTTTATTTCACCGTTGACAATACACCCCCTCCTATAATTACTAGAGTCAACACTCAAATCTTAAAATCAGGTGACACAATTGTGGTTTACATAGATGATCATCCTGATATCAAGAACATATCAGCCGAAATTGTTGGTGAAAAATATAGTACTCCTCAAGAACTTGATGAACACTGGGGTTATCTTTTCCGGGGATGGATTCTTGATTATAAGGTCCCCTCACTTCCTGATGGAATTTATAATATTCTGTTAACTGCTGTAGATTTTGTAGGGAATAAACAAGTCTTATATATTCCTTTTACTGTGGACAACACTCCTCCAGTAGTGAATGGGATGTTAAATCCTACTGTTTTCAAATTTTTCGATTTTAGAGAATTGAGGAAATTAACAGTTACTGCAGTATCTTCTCCGGACACGAATGCTGTTTATGCCATAATTGATGGAATTCAACGGTTTTTAATCTATTTTAATGGACAATGGGTGTTGGAGCATAGAGTTCCCCACATTTTGAATATTGGTTCCAATTTGGTGACTGTGGTTGCCATTGATTATGCGGGAAATCAGGGTATTCTATATCTTTATTTCAATGTAGTGGGATTTTCTACAATAAATTTATATTATGGGGAATCAGGGCATGTTTTATCAGGATCGAATGGAAATTATAATGATTCGGGCAATTCTGTAGTTCCTAGCGGGAATATTGGTGGGTCTGGTGGGGGAGGAGGTGCTGAAGGGGGATTTTCAGGAGGAAGCAGTGGTCAATCTAGTTCAGGGCCTTCCATTAATTTAATGGATGTGCTTTTAATTATCCTTATAGTTTGTTTGATTCTCATATTGGTATTTTTATTTGCAACGCAAATCGTTTATTTATTTTGGTTAATTATTTGGTTAATTATGGACATGATAGCCGTAATTTCGTGGTTAGTCGAGTGTATGGCTTGTTTCATGGGAAGTTTTTTTTCGGCCCTACTTTTTGTGAATCCGTTTGCATTAATATTGAATGTTTTGGCTTTGGTTTTTAATCCCAGTCCCGCAAATATTTTAGATCTCGCTTTGACCTGGACTGGAGCATATTTATTCTTTATGGGGGCTTCAGAACTTTCCCTGCTTATTGAAATACTTTCTGATGTTACCTTTCCCCTGGTGGTTACCGAAGTCCTTGATGGTGTTAGTGGATGGATGCACGATCGAAAGAATGAAATAATACATTTTATTAAAAAAATAAATTAACTTAATATAATATGAGTGATACCATGATAATTCCTCCGGAAATTATGGAATGGCAAAGAGAGGATATGATCGACGAAATCCTGGCTGATTATGAAGTAGAGGGAATTGAAGACATAATTCACGAGTTAGACCTAGTGAAAAGCAATGGTTCTTATGAAAAGATGGCCAATAATTTTGGTATTGTCAATAAACGACGTAATTATATCATGGGCTGTTTTTTACCTTCTTTTGCCCGAAAAGAGAATTCACTAATTAAAATGGCTAGTGAAAACATGAAAAATCCCATTATTCCCAGACCATTCGGTGATACGTTTTGTTACGGGGAGTACTGTTTGTTATATTTGTATCTAGAAGTTATTTACTCGATGTATTCGGAGCGGAAGTTGAATTATGGGGATTTAAGGAATATCTATTTGAGTGGTTTAGATTTCCGCCTGGTTTTTGCCCTGGAAAATTTTGAGTGTGTTTTACAGACACCGGAACCCACACCTGATTTTTTTCAAAGACTTAGGAAAATGCATTTTGTGGATAAACAGTCCGAAAAACTTTTTATAAAGATTAGCATGCTTAAGAGAGCCACACTACACAATGTATTGGGGTATTTCTTTTTTTCCAGCTTCCAATTATCTGAAATGATTTTACTTACAGTACTTGCCGGATGTAGTGCTGCAGGAGATAATCGGGATAAAGTCAACGCATACGACGGTGTAAGGGCAAATTTAGCCTATCTCAAACTTATAAGGACTGATATTACTCAATATAAAGCCCCGGGTATTCCGAAAACTGAAGTATACGATGATCTAAATGGCGAAAATCAGAGTGCGGGTCTGGAAAAAGAAAAAGGTTATCTACTTTGTGAACAGTGCTTGGGAGTTTACCACCTTGAACCGGCTGAATCTCCTGAAGATTTTGAAACCTGTCGGTGTGGGGGGAAACTAATATATTTTGAGAACTTTTTCGAGTTGGAAAATGAGCTACTCCGCCAAAAAATAGATATATAAACTATTGTGGGTTGCTAGTTTAATGATTTCCAATAATCATCAGCATCAGATTAATTGATTTAAAAAGAATTATTATCAGGACGACCAGGGATTAAGGGGGTTAAAATATTTTTAGTAGGGTATATGAATTGCAGTTTCGTAAAGCATTGGATCGTATTGAAAATGAAGATGTTGATGGTTTAGATGAAATTGTATATTTAATGAAAATAACAAGGGATTCTGGAATATACAATGAATTAAAAAGAGCATTTAAAATAAATCTACATCTTTACAACTTAGAA
This genomic interval carries:
- a CDS encoding Ig-like domain-containing protein codes for the protein MKRRIFLSVVFVFLVLAFCGSVSGANNNIQQISVSYNGSLLDGDSFSPAISADGRYVVFSSQGTNLVNDDDNNCSDVFIHDTILNFTERVSISNQGLQANGDSFSPAVSGDGRYVTFTSYASNLVADDTNDCADIFVRDRLLETTNRISISNSGEEGNADSFGSEISANGDCITFCSYANNLVDNDKNYYSDVFVFDRTQKRIKRISISNTGEESNSDSLYPDISGDGRYITFTSDANNLDFNDKNGCSDVFIFDQNLNLIKRIVGYNFTEANSASMESAISSDGRCIVFSSYADNLVPEDNNMVCDIFVFDQILNEIERVSVTSDGKEFSQNSGEPDISGDGRYVGFTIIQHIVQKVTNKGGNSKSVIHEDTGIFLYDRGLGTTSLISISNNGDFEDSNSREPGLSYNGTNVVFSSDSSNLVGNDTNNWNDIFIYEKSNYEGLIAFLHPQIVKSGDQVLIKAYDDPGTLTITAELFGEIKNLVKNNYGVWEIYFPIYHVPDGNYTVILRSLAANGDYETISLNLTVDNTPPTVTGNITPEMVQYGDSLIISAYSDSDTKRIKVNILGETLQMHQDYDVGMMVTWILHYFVPDFPDGNYPVILTAIDEAGNIGFLKINLTINNDVYILSASLTPEIVKTFDQINITVNSNHNTVGISALILDEVYQLTKQTDDTWNLQYCVPYLPNGNYSVLLTAENAFGSQKYCYLYFEIFNQLDNICPILNASITPNPCYLINGIFKDKPLIVINVSTDTDTISVNASIEEDNIGLIRQLDGSWLGYYEAWLQEGFYPLLLTATDWSGNQGYSTLNLAIENLVPTINVTVDPKRLKGDEFFKLTVSTSPDAGLVYVYTTMDWDYTDLIKQTDGSWILRRVAPSWFQDHEYSILVIVQFGMGWADQNTPLLIEVNYVTSVIVDSCAPFIFGFVVPEDIKSGDPLRIVAQVYPSKYLTDDTCAVKAQVFDEVFNLTKVYGDENRSIWEYYYLVPPVIDGVYPIFLTTFDDLGNNRTQMVYFTVDNTPPPIITRVNTQILKSGDTIVVYIDDHPDIKNISAEIVGEKYSTPQELDEHWGYLFRGWILDYKVPSLPDGIYNILLTAVDFVGNKQVLYIPFTVDNTPPVVNGMLNPTVFKFFDFRELRKLTVTAVSSPDTNAVYAIIDGIQRFLIYFNGQWVLEHRVPHILNIGSNLVTVVAIDYAGNQGILYLYFNVVGFSTINLYYGESGHVLSGSNGNYNDSGNSVVPSGNIGGSGGGGGAEGGFSGGSSGQSSSGPSINLMDVLLIILIVCLILILVFLFATQIVYLFWLIIWLIMDMIAVISWLVECMACFMGSFFSALLFVNPFALILNVLALVFNPSPANILDLALTWTGAYLFFMGASELSLLIEILSDVTFPLVVTEVLDGVSGWMHDRKNEIIHFIKKIN
- a CDS encoding helicase C-terminal domain-containing protein, whose protein sequence is MDNGFFCDKCGMIKDRCICNSGSTGDSTQVKTPKISTSRINAMKRAFPHIDEDIIEKFPFASPREGQLEIISEIREAIDDGYSNIILEAGTGTGKSVVATTLARLYHPAYILTMTKQLQSQYAAEFGYPMVKGRGNFLCQNESLEFGCDQGTCQTIPSTQKFACDYGISKSPFDGELHAFQDAFGSPIYFRSNQRCRYWDQKATAVESSITLMNYDYALLELNYVKHFGKRDFMVLDEAHNLENKLMQRLEVNLYNRRLEREVKKVIPPSMMKQEEPDEWILFVESLYEDYQDIDLKQIPKNQADRVNRMKMNLSELSRNLENHPDNWVVDTSPGGVSFKPLRVDTYANDRLFNHADIRLFMSATILDQDLFCQWLGIDPEETYHLEVKSIFPPSSRPVHLKLVGNMSHRLIKRTAPKTLPVLEKIIEHHKYEKGLIHTHNYKCQQYIIKNLKNPRLMGHNPKNREHVLDRFEYSKEPRVLVSPSMSEGVDLPYEKCQFQIIYKIPFPYLGDPQINQRKQQDPSWYAYKTIMTLLQAYGRGMRAEDDYCETYILDGNFRMLLRNKLYRKLVPSFFKDAIQRE